One stretch of Actinacidiphila sp. DG2A-62 DNA includes these proteins:
- a CDS encoding PadR family transcriptional regulator, translating into MSKRSGILEFAVLGLLRESPMHGYELRKRLNTSLGVFRAFSYGTLYPCLKTLVAQGWLVEESAPDGDTPAAPLAGRRAKIVYRLTAAGKEHFEELLANSGPDAWEDEHFAARFAFFGQTSKDVRMRVLEGRRSRLEERLEKMRASLARTRERLDDYTLELQRHGMESVEREVRWLNELIETERAGRVVRPTAERDDNDNNQENGGRPGDRGTA; encoded by the coding sequence TTGAGCAAGCGCTCCGGAATCCTCGAATTCGCGGTTCTCGGTCTGCTGCGCGAGTCCCCGATGCACGGCTACGAGCTGCGCAAGCGGCTCAACACCTCGCTCGGGGTGTTCCGCGCCTTCAGTTACGGGACGCTCTATCCCTGCCTGAAGACGCTGGTCGCCCAGGGGTGGCTGGTCGAGGAGTCGGCTCCGGACGGCGACACGCCGGCCGCGCCGCTCGCCGGCCGGCGGGCGAAGATCGTCTACCGGCTGACGGCCGCGGGCAAGGAGCACTTCGAGGAGCTGCTCGCCAACTCCGGCCCGGACGCCTGGGAGGACGAGCACTTCGCCGCTCGTTTCGCCTTCTTCGGCCAGACGTCGAAGGACGTCAGGATGCGGGTGCTCGAAGGGCGGCGCAGTCGCCTGGAGGAGCGCCTGGAGAAGATGCGCGCCTCGCTCGCGCGCACCCGTGAACGGCTCGACGACTACACCCTCGAGCTGCAGCGGCACGGCATGGAATCGGTGGAACGCGAGGTCCGGTGGCTCAACGAGCTGATCGAGACCGAGCGGGCCGGACGCGTGGTGCGCCCGACCGCCGAGCGGGACGACAACGACAACAACCAAGAGAACGGCGGCCGACCCGGGGACCGGGGAACCGCGTGA
- a CDS encoding transglycosylase domain-containing protein: MSEHRRKPPQSPPPGGRAAARRAGQQPTPPPSRPGGSAGTDGTTPLGTPAGGPAAGPAAGSAAGSPSGGEPYQGRAAARRAAQGRGARRRGGPGGSGGPGGPAGPGSAGPGRGRTAARRPAKKRFIDYPRFGKEGWRRWMPSWRQVTAMAVGFFGTLIGVIGVAYATVSVPNVNLAATAQNNVYYWADGSQMIATGGEVNRQIIKIDEIPKSMQNAVVSAENKTFWTDRGVDPMGITRAVYNMARGGETQGGSTITQQYVKNTRLSQQQTFSRKFKELFISIKVGATLKKTDIMAGYLNTSYFGRGAYGIQAAARTYYGIDAKNLNPSQSAMLAALLKGPTYFDPAGNTDIDPAATPAANLRNSKERWSWILDQEVQDGKLSAAERAKYTTYPMPKPVVKNAQMAGQIGYLVETAKNYLINNHVLTVDQLTQGGYQIFTTFQKSKVGYLEAAVKKVQSENIKPGTHIVKSDKKDPDKDKYVQFGGASVDPKSGAILALYGGTDYTKHFTNNADETGAQVGSTFKPFVLAAAMTHGVRDPKLGPVQGDDTRTKVSPDSVFSGKNKQQIMSYDGKPWYNNDGSPWFQPNDDGDSYPHVTLRKALDLSLNAPFVQLGEDVGTNLVHDAALAAGLVPTSSNALNDYQNSVTYSIGTSSPSAIRMATAYSTFDNHGQKNEPFSVKSVKHQGDEIYNHSQHMKTKVVFDANVADTITGMLTDVIKEGTGTTAQLAHGRPAAGKTGTTDDNKSAWFDGYTPELSTTVVMFRRDDQTHTDPKTGKALNNPFLSMYGTGGHETIHGNSFPAQIWKDYMNAALGDSPQQQFTKPTEKVGEVIGKPSPKPTPTDTTPTPTMTTTPPATITTPPTTPTWTPPTTPSTPTDTPTTPCFPWDRSCNSSPSPSDTPTDTATPPGSGNGNGGGGPNNSGFGGG; the protein is encoded by the coding sequence ATGAGCGAGCACCGTCGTAAGCCGCCGCAGTCGCCGCCGCCCGGCGGCCGTGCTGCCGCCCGGCGCGCGGGACAGCAGCCGACACCCCCTCCGTCCCGTCCCGGCGGTTCGGCCGGGACCGACGGAACGACGCCCCTGGGCACTCCGGCGGGCGGGCCCGCGGCGGGTCCCGCGGCCGGCTCGGCCGCCGGATCGCCCTCGGGCGGCGAGCCGTACCAGGGCCGCGCCGCCGCACGGCGCGCCGCGCAGGGCCGCGGCGCCCGCCGGCGCGGCGGCCCCGGCGGCAGCGGCGGGCCGGGAGGCCCCGCGGGTCCGGGCTCGGCCGGGCCCGGCCGCGGCCGTACCGCCGCCCGCCGCCCCGCCAAGAAGCGCTTCATCGACTACCCGCGCTTCGGCAAGGAGGGCTGGCGCCGCTGGATGCCGTCCTGGCGCCAGGTGACGGCGATGGCCGTCGGCTTCTTCGGCACCCTCATCGGCGTGATCGGCGTCGCCTACGCGACGGTCAGCGTGCCCAACGTCAACCTCGCGGCCACCGCCCAGAACAACGTCTACTACTGGGCCGACGGCAGCCAGATGATCGCCACCGGCGGCGAGGTCAACCGCCAGATCATCAAGATCGACGAGATCCCCAAGAGCATGCAGAACGCCGTGGTCTCCGCGGAGAACAAGACGTTCTGGACCGACCGCGGCGTCGACCCGATGGGCATCACCCGCGCCGTCTACAACATGGCCAGGGGCGGCGAGACCCAGGGCGGCTCGACCATCACCCAGCAGTACGTGAAGAACACCCGGCTCAGCCAGCAGCAGACCTTCAGCCGGAAGTTCAAGGAGCTGTTCATCTCCATCAAGGTCGGCGCGACCCTGAAGAAGACGGACATCATGGCCGGCTACCTGAACACCTCGTACTTCGGCCGCGGCGCCTACGGCATCCAGGCCGCCGCCCGCACCTACTACGGCATCGACGCCAAGAACCTCAACCCGAGCCAGTCCGCCATGCTGGCCGCGCTGCTCAAGGGCCCCACGTACTTCGACCCGGCCGGCAACACCGACATCGACCCGGCGGCCACCCCCGCGGCCAACCTGAGGAACTCCAAGGAGCGCTGGAGCTGGATCCTCGACCAGGAGGTCCAGGACGGGAAGCTCAGCGCCGCCGAGCGCGCGAAGTACACCACCTACCCGATGCCGAAGCCGGTGGTGAAGAACGCCCAGATGGCCGGCCAGATCGGCTACCTGGTGGAGACCGCCAAGAACTACCTGATCAACAACCACGTCCTCACCGTCGACCAGCTCACCCAGGGCGGCTACCAGATCTTCACCACCTTCCAGAAGTCGAAGGTCGGCTACCTGGAAGCCGCGGTCAAGAAGGTGCAGAGCGAGAACATCAAGCCCGGCACGCACATCGTCAAGAGCGACAAGAAGGACCCGGACAAGGACAAGTACGTCCAGTTCGGCGGGGCCTCGGTGGACCCGAAGTCCGGTGCGATCCTGGCGCTGTACGGCGGCACCGACTACACCAAGCACTTCACCAACAACGCCGACGAGACCGGCGCCCAGGTCGGGTCGACCTTCAAGCCGTTCGTGCTCGCCGCCGCGATGACGCACGGTGTGCGCGACCCCAAGCTCGGTCCCGTCCAGGGCGACGACACCCGCACCAAGGTCTCGCCGGACAGCGTGTTCAGCGGCAAGAACAAGCAGCAGATCATGAGCTACGACGGCAAGCCCTGGTACAACAACGACGGCAGCCCGTGGTTCCAGCCCAACGACGACGGCGACAGCTACCCGCACGTCACCCTGCGCAAGGCGCTGGACCTGTCGCTGAACGCCCCCTTCGTCCAGCTCGGCGAGGACGTGGGCACCAATCTGGTGCACGACGCGGCGCTCGCCGCCGGCCTGGTCCCCACCTCCAGCAACGCGCTGAACGACTACCAGAACAGCGTCACGTACTCCATCGGCACGTCCTCGCCCAGCGCGATCCGGATGGCCACGGCGTACAGCACCTTCGACAACCACGGGCAGAAGAACGAGCCGTTCTCGGTGAAGTCGGTCAAGCACCAGGGCGACGAGATCTACAACCACAGCCAGCACATGAAGACCAAGGTCGTCTTCGACGCCAACGTGGCCGACACCATCACCGGCATGCTGACCGACGTGATCAAGGAGGGCACCGGTACCACCGCGCAGCTCGCGCACGGCCGCCCCGCCGCCGGCAAGACCGGTACCACCGACGACAACAAGTCGGCCTGGTTCGACGGCTACACCCCGGAGCTGTCCACCACCGTGGTGATGTTCCGCCGCGACGACCAGACGCACACCGACCCCAAGACCGGGAAGGCGCTCAACAACCCGTTCCTGTCGATGTACGGGACCGGCGGCCACGAGACGATCCACGGTAATTCCTTCCCCGCGCAGATCTGGAAGGACTACATGAACGCGGCGCTCGGGGACTCGCCGCAGCAGCAGTTCACCAAGCCCACGGAGAAGGTCGGCGAGGTCATCGGCAAGCCGAGCCCGAAGCCCACACCGACCGACACCACGCCGACCCCGACCATGACGACCACGCCGCCGGCGACGATCACCACGCCGCCGACCACCCCGACGTGGACGCCGCCCACCACTCCCTCGACGCCGACCGACACGCCCACCACGCCGTGCTTCCCGTGGGACCGCAGCTGCAACTCGTCGCCGTCGCCGAGCGACACCCCGACCGACACGGCCACGCCACCGGGGAGCGGCAACGGAAACGGCGGCGGCGGCCCGAACAACTCGGGCTTCGGCGGCGGCTGA
- a CDS encoding inositol-3-phosphate synthase, which yields MGSVRVAIVGVGNCATSLVQGVEYYKDADPDSRVPGLMHVQFGDYHVRDVEFVAAFDVDAKKVGLDLADAIGASENNTIKITDVPQTGVTVQRGHTLDGLGKYYRETIEESDEAPVDVVQVLKDREVDVLVCYLPVGSEDAAKFYAQCAIDAKVAFVNALPVFIAGTKEWADKFTEAGVPIVGDDIKSQVGATITHRVLAKLFEDRGVVLERTMQLNVGGNMDFKNMLERERLESKKISKTQAVTSQIPDRDLGAKNVHIGPSDYVQWLDDRKWAYVRLEGRAFGDVPLNLEYKLEVWDSPNSAGVIIDALRAAKIAKDRGIGGPILSASSYFMKSPPVQYFDDEARENVEKFIRGDVER from the coding sequence ATGGGTTCGGTTCGCGTAGCCATCGTTGGCGTAGGCAACTGCGCCACGTCGCTGGTGCAGGGTGTCGAGTACTACAAGGACGCCGACCCGGACAGCAGGGTGCCTGGTCTCATGCACGTGCAGTTCGGCGACTACCACGTGCGTGACGTCGAGTTCGTGGCCGCCTTCGATGTCGACGCGAAGAAGGTCGGTCTCGACCTCGCGGACGCCATCGGTGCGAGCGAGAACAACACCATCAAGATCACCGACGTGCCGCAGACCGGTGTGACCGTGCAGCGCGGCCACACCCTGGACGGCCTCGGCAAGTACTACCGCGAGACCATCGAGGAGTCCGACGAGGCCCCGGTCGACGTCGTCCAGGTGCTCAAGGACCGCGAGGTCGACGTCCTGGTCTGCTACCTGCCGGTCGGCTCCGAGGACGCGGCGAAGTTCTACGCCCAGTGCGCCATCGACGCCAAGGTCGCCTTCGTCAACGCGCTGCCGGTCTTCATCGCCGGCACGAAGGAGTGGGCGGACAAGTTCACCGAGGCGGGTGTGCCGATCGTCGGCGACGACATCAAGTCGCAGGTGGGCGCGACCATCACGCACCGCGTGCTGGCCAAGCTCTTCGAGGACCGCGGCGTGGTCCTGGAGCGCACCATGCAGCTGAACGTCGGCGGCAACATGGACTTCAAGAACATGCTGGAGCGCGAGCGCCTGGAGTCCAAGAAGATCTCCAAGACGCAGGCCGTCACCTCGCAGATCCCGGACCGCGACCTGGGCGCCAAGAACGTCCACATCGGCCCCTCGGACTACGTGCAGTGGCTGGACGACCGCAAGTGGGCGTACGTCCGCCTGGAGGGCCGCGCGTTCGGCGACGTCCCGCTGAACCTGGAGTACAAGCTGGAGGTCTGGGACTCCCCGAACTCCGCGGGCGTGATCATCGACGCGCTGCGTGCGGCGAAGATCGCCAAGGACCGCGGCATCGGCGGCCCGATCCTGTCGGCGTCCTCCTACTTCATGAAGTCCCCGCCGGTGCAGTACTTCGACGACGAGGCCCGCGAGAACGTCGAGAAGTTCATCCGCGGCGACGTCGAGCGCTGA